One window of Neptuniibacter halophilus genomic DNA carries:
- a CDS encoding LysR family transcriptional regulator, which produces MKYTLRQLEVFLAVAQSENITRAADQLSMSQSAVSGALRDLETQFEIRLFDRIGKRLQINELGRLLRPQAEALLERASALQQSLQQHQAIGELKIGATLTIGNSLAVDLMARYLKQYPEARLQLKVGNTSSIAEQLLNYDLDIGLVEGEINHPDLDIQPWLQDELVVFAAPDHPLASKNLLSDSDLLSAQWILRESGSGTRQAFDWALHGLLSSLNILFELEQSGSIIRAVSSGMGIGCLSRIALQESFDHGTLVPLNVAGRDFNRQLFIALNRHKYQSEGIKRWLQLCHE; this is translated from the coding sequence ATGAAATATACCCTGCGTCAGTTAGAGGTATTCCTCGCCGTCGCCCAGAGTGAAAATATCACCCGTGCAGCAGACCAGTTGTCGATGTCCCAGTCCGCAGTCAGCGGTGCCCTGCGAGATCTGGAAACCCAGTTTGAAATTCGCCTGTTTGATCGCATCGGTAAACGCCTGCAGATCAACGAACTGGGGAGGCTGCTGCGACCTCAGGCTGAAGCGCTGCTGGAACGGGCATCGGCCCTGCAACAGAGCCTGCAGCAGCATCAGGCTATTGGTGAGCTGAAGATCGGTGCCACCCTGACCATCGGCAACTCACTGGCCGTCGACCTGATGGCGCGCTATCTGAAACAATACCCCGAGGCCCGACTGCAACTTAAGGTAGGCAATACCTCAAGCATCGCCGAACAACTGCTGAACTATGATCTGGATATCGGCCTGGTTGAGGGGGAGATCAATCACCCCGATCTGGATATTCAGCCCTGGCTGCAGGACGAACTGGTGGTATTTGCTGCACCGGATCACCCGCTGGCCAGCAAAAACCTACTCAGCGACAGCGACTTGCTGAGCGCTCAATGGATACTGCGTGAATCCGGCTCAGGTACCCGTCAGGCCTTCGACTGGGCGTTGCACGGCCTGCTCTCGAGCCTGAACATTCTGTTCGAACTGGAGCAAAGCGGCTCTATCATCCGCGCCGTAAGCAGCGGTATGGGGATCGGCTGCCTGTCACGTATTGCCCTGCAGGAATCATTCGACCACGGCACACTGGTACCGCTTAACGTCGCCGGAAGGGACTTTAACCGCCAGTTGTTTATCGCCC